The sequence ctAAACGATGCAAAGCGTACTCGAACAGTACCTCATAGAGATTGATACTTGAAATGCAACAATCAAGAGCCTTGTAGAGAACTGGACGTCATTCAAGCTTACCCAACACCCTACCCTGCATTCGCCCCCGCGTCTACTGCATGCATGGATTGCTACCGTTACACACGATCGCTGCCTTCTtggcaatatgcaagaaatagaATGCTCTTAATTTACTAGTAGTCCTTGGGCCAACTTTGCTTTTGGGCCTCTATTCAAGATTTACAATTTCTGTACTGAGCTTTATGCTCTACTCTTTGGCACTTTGTCCGATTGTTGTATGCTTTATTCCGAGCTTTTCCCCAATCCTCTGTAAACCCTTTCCTTCTGCAAATGTGaataaagttttgatttttcttagtGGGGGGAAAAGGAACTGCttatataaaaacttaaaaacattgggatttttttttttaagaaagaggaAGGAAAACATAGGGAAATAGAATCTATATACCTGCAGCTGCAGGCAGTAACACATTGTTCCTGTCTTGCATAGAAGGTAGAGGAAGCTCCGAGTTCGTTTAAACAAACACTACTTTTCCAGTTTTATTAATAGGGATGTATCCAAATTAGAAAGCATTTCTTTTGCTAATTGACCAGCCTTCTGCAGCTCCCCTCTTGAACAGAGTGAAGCTAAGATCGAATAGTAACAGTCGAAGTTAcgaaattgagattttttcccTAACCTATCACAACTTTCCACCGCTTTCTTTACTTCTTCTACGTTAGAACGACCATATCCCAAATCAGTTTTGGAAGGGTAGCTTACAGAAGTTGATGCAACCGTATCAACTCTTTCCTGTTCATAAAGATTGCTTGGTGCATCTAATTTTTTACCATAAGCCTTGTACCATCTTCGGACTGGGAAAAACACAGAAGCAACTTGGTCAAGAACTGCAACAGCTTCTTGGATACTTCCTTGCTCacataaaacaagaagaaaacttCCTATCGACTCTGTTTCAACCTCAGTGTCAACTTTGTTTATAAGATCCACGGCAGACTGGGACTGAAGCATTTCTCTCAAGATCGTCCTGGCCTCTTCCATCCTTCCTTTGGCACATAGACCTCGGATCAAATACAAGAAACCCAAGAAATCAGGAGATATGCCTTTCTTCTTGAACTCCATGAAAAACACAAGGGCCCCTTCCATGTCACCCTTTTGGTTATAGCCACTGATAACAGCACTAACAGTGTATTCATCAGGCTTTAGGCATTTAATCTCCATATCAGACAGAAGCCTAAAGGCTTCCTCCATTCTACCAAACTTGCAATAACCATTGATCAATGAGTTGTAAACACGTGTATTTGGATTAAAATCCTTGAGAACCATTCTCTCAAACAACAGCTTGCCATCTAGCAGAAACCCCTCCCGGCATAATGCATCAATCAATGTAGCATATGTTATTTCAGAGGGAACTAAACCATTTTTCTCCAATGAATCAAATAACCTAAATGCTTCGACAAGGTGACCCTGGCAGCACAGCCCATTTATAACTGTATTATAAGAGATGATGTTTAGGGTAATccctttctttttaacaaaagcACAAACATCTAAGGCCTTATTGACATGCCCTCCCTTGCATAGTCCATCAACTATGATTGAATAATCAACCACATCCATAAGGGGTAGATACTCTTCAGCCTCCACAAGAAGCTTATATGCATCTAAAACTCTACCACTCCTTACAAGTTCCTTAAAAAGTGAAACAGGGAAAGTGACAGCTGAATTATTATCCTTGATTCTGTCAAGAACCCGAATCGCTCTGTCGGCATCCATCAGACACAGGTAGTGTGCTAGTATCCTGCTTACCCTATGCTCAGCTAAGCCATATTCTTTGAGAAATGCAGTCAAAATAGGCTGACTCAATGACACTTTTCCAACACTAAAAAGCCCTTTTAAGATTGAATAGAAAGACTTGCTTGTCACAGTTGATTCTTTGTTTCTCATTGCTATGTACACTTGACTTGCAGTCTCATGAAAACCTCTCTTGCACAAGTACAAGATAGCATCATTAcacattatacaatatatttctGGCCTCAGATTCTCCAACCTGCAAACTAATTTTAAAACCCCATCCGCACTTTTTGCTTCAAAAATTGCTTTGATCAGCATCATATAGGTATTCACATCCAAAGCTAAATCTTTCTCATTGAGTTCAATAAACACTTCAGTGGCCATATCCACCATACCCTTCTTGCAGAGCCCATTAAT comes from Juglans microcarpa x Juglans regia isolate MS1-56 chromosome 8S, Jm3101_v1.0, whole genome shotgun sequence and encodes:
- the LOC121245111 gene encoding pentatricopeptide repeat-containing protein At5g57250, mitochondrial, encoding MSLRVNSNNVVRQSSKFHEQIFSTRTKFFRSSSSSPYDNHSNNFPKLPPLQTLLKRGFSPTLKSINQFLLFLSQTHRFNSIIHFFSQMSSNQIKGNSRTHSIFAWALLKSHKFEEVEHFMETQETTASNFPTNRMWDSMIQDLCDKENDPEKALFVLRFCLRYCGILPSSFTFCSLIHMFSSQGNMGKAIEVLELMTDEIVCYPFGNFVCSSVISGFCKIGKPELAVGFFENSVSSGALRPNVVTYTAIAGALCKLGRVNEIRDLVCRMEMEGLAFDAVFYSSWACGYIAEGDLKEAFRKNKQMVERGIEPDVMSYTILIDGLSKLGDVEKVVGLLNKMSKDGIEPNLVTYTCIILGFCKKGKMKEAFAIFKLVEVSGIEVDEFMFATLIDGFCRSGDFDNVFHLLDEMEKRGINPSIVTYNTVINGLCKFGRTSEADELSKGIDGDIITYSTLLHGYIEEENTVGTLETKRRLEKAGVCMDVVMCNILIKALFMVGAFEDMYVIYKGMPEMGLAADFVTYCTMIDGYCKVGRIDEALEIFDDFRRTSISSVACYNCIINGLCKKGMVDMATEVFIELNEKDLALDVNTYMMLIKAIFEAKSADGVLKLVCRLENLRPEIYCIMCNDAILYLCKRGFHETASQVYIAMRNKESTVTSKSFYSILKGLFSVGKVSLSQPILTAFLKEYGLAEHRVSRILAHYLCLMDADRAIRVLDRIKDNNSAVTFPVSLFKELVRSGRVLDAYKLLVEAEEYLPLMDVVDYSIIVDGLCKGGHVNKALDVCAFVKKKGITLNIISYNTVINGLCCQGHLVEAFRLFDSLEKNGLVPSEITYATLIDALCREGFLLDGKLLFERMVLKDFNPNTRVYNSLINGYCKFGRMEEAFRLLSDMEIKCLKPDEYTVSAVISGYNQKGDMEGALVFFMEFKKKGISPDFLGFLYLIRGLCAKGRMEEARTILREMLQSQSAVDLINKVDTEVETESIGSFLLVLCEQGSIQEAVAVLDQVASVFFPVRRWYKAYGKKLDAPSNLYEQERVDTVASTSVSYPSKTDLGYGRSNVEEVKKAVESCDRLGKKSQFRNFDCYYSILASLCSRGELQKAGQLAKEMLSNLDTSLLIKLEK